The following proteins are encoded in a genomic region of Ctenopharyngodon idella isolate HZGC_01 chromosome 12, HZGC01, whole genome shotgun sequence:
- the paqr4b gene encoding progestin and adipoQ receptor family member 4 isoform X1 gives MKKVVKDTRAHLTFSTMDLFAGPKLLDFKNSPPHLQFNKYVLTGYRPISTYRDCLRSLFYLHNEFGNIYTHGIPFICFLLFLPVSIPWAEVDEWWIGVVHYLACLSPTVCSVFYHLFMNHEGGAPIYDTLLCFDMVGVCLVNTLGALPIIYITLLCYPSSRRVAMLAYLLLSGYGVHCAVTARSNVHRLQSFAWQAFFRFLLFMLRLTGTGRGSPGSLRLYFTMDALALLGGLVNISRLPERFSPGRFDYWLNSHQIMHIMVILSILYLHWGMLEDLTWLKVHHCPGE, from the exons GGTGGTCAAGGACACTCGAGCACATTTAACTTTTTCTACTATGGATTTATTTGCTGGGCCAAAACTTCTGGATTTTAAGAATTCACCACCACATCTTCAGTTCAACAAGTATGTCCTGACAGGATACCGGCCTATATCCACTTACAGAGACTGTCTGCGAAGTTTGTTCTATCTGCATAATGAATTTGGGAACATCTATACACAtg gtaTCCCCTTCATctgttttttgctgtttttgcctGTGAGTATCCCATGGGCTGAAGTTGATGAGTGGTGGATTGGTGTGGTGCATTATCTGGCTTGTCTGTCTCCCACTGTTTGTTCAGTCTTCTACCATCTCTTCATGAATCATGAGGGTGGAGCGCCTATTTATGACACACTGCTGTGCTTCGACATGGTTGGCGTCTGTCTTGTCAACACTCTTG GTGCTCTGCCAATCATTTACATAACTTTGTTGTGTTACCCATCTTCCCGTCGTGTGGCGATGTTGGCATATCTCCTCCTCTCTGGCTATGGTGTTCACTGCGCTGTCACTGCACGAAGTAATGTGCACCGCCTGCAATCTTTCGCCTGGCAGGCGTTCTTCCGCTTCCTTCTCTTTATGTTGCGTCTGACTGGCACAGGCAGAGGAAGCCCCGGCTCCCTTCGTCTCTACTTCACCATGGATGCTCTGGCATTGCTAGGAGGACTCGTCAATATTTCCCGCCTGCCTGAGCGTTTCAGTCCCGGACGGTTCGACTACTGGTTAAATAGTCACCAAATAATGCACATCATGGTCATCCTGTCCATTCTGTACTTACACTGGGGCATGCTGGAGGATTTAACATGGTTAAAGGTACATCACTGTCCTGGTGAATAA
- the paqr4b gene encoding progestin and adipoQ receptor family member 4 isoform X2 yields the protein MKKVVKDTRAHLTFSTMDLFAGPKLLDFKNSPPHLQFNKYVLTGYRPISTYRDCLRSLFYLHNEFGNIYTHGSVFYHLFMNHEGGAPIYDTLLCFDMVGVCLVNTLGALPIIYITLLCYPSSRRVAMLAYLLLSGYGVHCAVTARSNVHRLQSFAWQAFFRFLLFMLRLTGTGRGSPGSLRLYFTMDALALLGGLVNISRLPERFSPGRFDYWLNSHQIMHIMVILSILYLHWGMLEDLTWLKVHHCPGE from the exons GGTGGTCAAGGACACTCGAGCACATTTAACTTTTTCTACTATGGATTTATTTGCTGGGCCAAAACTTCTGGATTTTAAGAATTCACCACCACATCTTCAGTTCAACAAGTATGTCCTGACAGGATACCGGCCTATATCCACTTACAGAGACTGTCTGCGAAGTTTGTTCTATCTGCATAATGAATTTGGGAACATCTATACACAtg GTTCAGTCTTCTACCATCTCTTCATGAATCATGAGGGTGGAGCGCCTATTTATGACACACTGCTGTGCTTCGACATGGTTGGCGTCTGTCTTGTCAACACTCTTG GTGCTCTGCCAATCATTTACATAACTTTGTTGTGTTACCCATCTTCCCGTCGTGTGGCGATGTTGGCATATCTCCTCCTCTCTGGCTATGGTGTTCACTGCGCTGTCACTGCACGAAGTAATGTGCACCGCCTGCAATCTTTCGCCTGGCAGGCGTTCTTCCGCTTCCTTCTCTTTATGTTGCGTCTGACTGGCACAGGCAGAGGAAGCCCCGGCTCCCTTCGTCTCTACTTCACCATGGATGCTCTGGCATTGCTAGGAGGACTCGTCAATATTTCCCGCCTGCCTGAGCGTTTCAGTCCCGGACGGTTCGACTACTGGTTAAATAGTCACCAAATAATGCACATCATGGTCATCCTGTCCATTCTGTACTTACACTGGGGCATGCTGGAGGATTTAACATGGTTAAAGGTACATCACTGTCCTGGTGAATAA
- the paqr4b gene encoding progestin and adipoQ receptor family member 4 isoform X3, with translation MKKVVKDTRAHLTFSTMDLFAGPKLLDFKNSPPHLQFNKYVLTGYRPISTYRDCLRSLFYLHNEFGNIYTHGALPIIYITLLCYPSSRRVAMLAYLLLSGYGVHCAVTARSNVHRLQSFAWQAFFRFLLFMLRLTGTGRGSPGSLRLYFTMDALALLGGLVNISRLPERFSPGRFDYWLNSHQIMHIMVILSILYLHWGMLEDLTWLKVHHCPGE, from the exons GGTGGTCAAGGACACTCGAGCACATTTAACTTTTTCTACTATGGATTTATTTGCTGGGCCAAAACTTCTGGATTTTAAGAATTCACCACCACATCTTCAGTTCAACAAGTATGTCCTGACAGGATACCGGCCTATATCCACTTACAGAGACTGTCTGCGAAGTTTGTTCTATCTGCATAATGAATTTGGGAACATCTATACACAtg GTGCTCTGCCAATCATTTACATAACTTTGTTGTGTTACCCATCTTCCCGTCGTGTGGCGATGTTGGCATATCTCCTCCTCTCTGGCTATGGTGTTCACTGCGCTGTCACTGCACGAAGTAATGTGCACCGCCTGCAATCTTTCGCCTGGCAGGCGTTCTTCCGCTTCCTTCTCTTTATGTTGCGTCTGACTGGCACAGGCAGAGGAAGCCCCGGCTCCCTTCGTCTCTACTTCACCATGGATGCTCTGGCATTGCTAGGAGGACTCGTCAATATTTCCCGCCTGCCTGAGCGTTTCAGTCCCGGACGGTTCGACTACTGGTTAAATAGTCACCAAATAATGCACATCATGGTCATCCTGTCCATTCTGTACTTACACTGGGGCATGCTGGAGGATTTAACATGGTTAAAGGTACATCACTGTCCTGGTGAATAA
- the pelo gene encoding protein pelota homolog, producing MKLVHKDIEKDNAGQVTLIPDEAEDMWHTYNLLQVGDSLRASTIRKVQTESSTGSVGSSRVRTTLTLCVETIDFDSQACQLRVKGTNIQENQYVKMGAYHTIELELNRKFTLAKKVWDSVVLDRIEQACDPAQKADVAAVVMQEGLANLVLVTPAMTLLRGKVEVTIPRKRKGSCAQHDKALDRFYEAVMQGILRHFNFDVVKCILVASPGFVKDQFISYLFKEAVRQDCKILLENRSKFMVVHSSSGHKYSLKEVLCDPAVTARLSDTKAAGEVKALEDFYKMLQQEPDRAFYGLAHVERASEALAIDVLLISDKLFRHQDIATRSRYVRLVDSVKENGGNVRIFSSLHVSGEQLNQLSGVAAILRFPIADVSEAEEDSSSDED from the exons tcAGGTGACACTAATACCGGATGAAGCAGAGGATATGTGGCACACCTACAACCTGCTACAGGTGGGCGACAGCCTCAGAGCCTCAACCATCAG GAAAGTGCAGACGGAGTCCTCCACGGGCAGTGTGGGCAGTTCACGTGTGCGCACCACACTAACTTTATGTGTGGAGACGATAGACTTTGATTCCCAGGCCTGTCAGCTCAGAGTCAAAGGAACAAATATCCAGGAGAACCAGTATGTGAAG ATGGGTGCCTATCATACCATTGAGCTGGAGCTCAACAGGAAATTCACTCTCGCCAAAAAAGTCTGGGACAGTGTGGTGTTGGACAGAATTG AGCAGGCATGTGATCCCGCTCAAAAAGCAGATGTGGCTGCTGTCGTGATGCAAGAAGGTCTGGCCAATCTGGTTCTCGTAACTCCAGCGATGACCTTACTCAGGGGGAAGGTTGAGGTCACCATTCCCCGCAAGAGGAAAGGTAGCTGTGCTCAACATGACAAG GCATTGGACCGATTTTATGAGGCTGTCATGCAGGGCATTCTGAGACACTTCAATTTTGAtg TGGTGAAGTGTATTCTGGTGGCCAGTCCAGGCTTTGTGAAAGATCAGTTCATCTCGTACCTCTTTAAAGAGGCGGTGAGACAAGACTGCAAAATTCTTCTGgagaacagatccaaattcatgGTGGTGCACTCCTCATCTGGACACAAGTATTCTCTCAAAG AAGTGCTGTGTGATCCAGCAGTCACGGCTCGATTGTCTGACACCAAG gCAGCTGGAGAGGTCAAGGCTTTGGAAGACTTTTACAAGATGCTTCAACAGGAGCCTGATCGAGCATTCTATGG ATTGGCTCATGTGGAAAGAGCGAGTGAAGCTTTAGCCATCGACGTCCTGTTGATCAGTGACAAACTATTTAG ACATCAAGACATAGCCACCCGCAGCCGGTATGTTCGGCTTGTAGACAGCGTAAAGGAAAATGGAGGAAATGTCAG AATATTCTCAAGCCTGCATGTATCTGGAGAAC AGTTGAATCAGCTGagtggagtggcggccatcctGAGGTTCCCCATCGCTGACGTGTCTGAAGCTGAGGAGGACAGTAGCTCCGATGAAGACTAA